The genomic stretch CAAAAAAGATTAAGAAAATAGAACTTGGAAATATTTACTCACAAATAATACTTGGTATCATTATAAGCCCCTTCCCTCTTCTCTCTTCCTTTTTCCCTCCTCTCACCAAAATACTTTTTCAGCAACTTGCCTTAAATTATAAGAGTGTGTCCATTAAATTCATTAACTTGATGCTATCAGGAGACAATTCACTATTTTGATCTTGTTTGATCTGATATTCTAGTAATCCTTTCATGGCAATTAATTTTAAGCTATTTTCGGCTAATGTCTCTGTAATTGCCTCTCCTGATTTTACATAACCAATAGCGCCTAAATCCATTAAAGCCGATCTTCTTAATTGTAAGTCTTCTCCTTCTAATGCACTTACTAACATTTCTCCATAAATATCATCACGAGTTAACTGATACATCGCTCTCGCCGCCGCATAAGCGATTTTAGGAGTAGGATGATCAAGAAATGGTTTAATTAGATTTAGAGCATCTTTAGCCTGAAGTGTGCCTAAAGCCTCAATAATAGCCTCATAGGGTTGATTGAGATGAGGTTTTCCAATCACTCCAGATAACGCATAATCAGTTAGTTTATCCTCTTCAACGGCATTGTCTAAAAGATTGATTAGAGGTGTAATTGCTCTTGAATCTCCTAACATTTCTAAGGCTTGGGCGGCAGATTCTCTTACATAATAATCATCGCATTCAAAACAGTTAATTAAAGGCTCAACTGCCCTCAAATCATCTAGTTTGCCCAGGGCTTTGGCGGCATTTCTACGTAAGGGAAACCCCCCGTCGGGAGCTCTATCTTCTTCATCTTCAAGGGCATTCATTAAACTTTCTACTGCTACGGCTGTTTTTACCCGAAATTTTCCTAACCACCAAGCGGCATAGTATCTTAGTCCTAAATCTTCTTTTTGGTTTAAATTGGCGATCGCAGTACGACCTTCAGTAATGACTATTTCTGGGGTAATAGATATTGGGGTATTCATAATAAAACAGTTTTAAAAAAGTCAAGATTTCTATTTTAACCTCAGTTCTTCATTTTCCTAAATTTAGTTATTTTTACGGAGAGGAAAAAATCGATCGAGTGGTATAATCTGAAACATTATTTTCGCTAGTTAAGAACTATCAAAATTGTGAAAGATTCTCACTATAGATTATTAGACTTAGTGGGCGAAGGGCAGTTCGGAAAAGTATATACAGCTATCCATCGTCAAACAGGGGAATTAGTGGCATTAAAAGAATTAAATCCGCAAAAATTCTCTACTAAAAAATTCTTAAAAGAAATGCGAATTCTCCTGAGTTTAGATCATGTCAATATTGTTCGTTGTCACGGTATTAAACATAATGAAAAAGGACGTTTTTTAATAACAGAATACTGTGAAGGCGGTACTTTAAGAGATTTATTAGAAACATCGTTTGAGCTTAGTTTAGAACAAAAATTAAAAATTATTACAGACATTTTAGAAGGATTAAATCATGCTCATATAGAAGGTATTATTCATCGAGATTTAAAACCAGAAAATATTTTATTATGTGTCACCCCTCAAGGTTGGAATGCAAAAATATCAGATTTTGGAGTGGCAAAAATTGAATTAGAAGATCAAAATGTAAACCCCAGTACTATGGGGGATACTGGCTCACCTGCTTATATGGCACCTGAGCAATTTTATGGGAAATACTCTTATAGTTCCGATCTCTACGCAGTAGGAATTATATTATATGAATTACTTATGGGTTTTCGTCCTTTCAGTGGTAGTCCTTATGAGATTATGATCAAACATTTGAATCAAACTCCAAAAATACCTGATGATATACCTTTCCCTTTAGGACAAATTGTTAGTCAGGCTCTACAAAAACTACCTCAACATCGATTTCGTACTCCTCAAGAAATGAAAACTGCTATTTTAAGAGCAACGTTAGAATTGCAAACCTATAATCAATCCTTATATAAAAATATTCCTTATAAGTCAATTTCTTTAGATTTAATTTATGATGAGTCACCTCCTGAACAAATTAATTATTTAGTGACAAAAGATAATGTTATTTATTTAGCTGGGGAAAAAACGTTATGGATTAAACATTATC from Geminocystis sp. NIES-3709 encodes the following:
- a CDS encoding serine/threonine-protein kinase, which codes for MKDSHYRLLDLVGEGQFGKVYTAIHRQTGELVALKELNPQKFSTKKFLKEMRILLSLDHVNIVRCHGIKHNEKGRFLITEYCEGGTLRDLLETSFELSLEQKLKIITDILEGLNHAHIEGIIHRDLKPENILLCVTPQGWNAKISDFGVAKIELEDQNVNPSTMGDTGSPAYMAPEQFYGKYSYSSDLYAVGIILYELLMGFRPFSGSPYEIMIKHLNQTPKIPDDIPFPLGQIVSQALQKLPQHRFRTPQEMKTAILRATLELQTYNQSLYKNIPYKSISLDLIYDESPPEQINYLVTKDNVIYLAGEKTLWIKHYQEDFDTNKISLNEGIKHQFNDQVIDVKVVNDGCVVATRSLFKYNQYNLFHCGKNIKNLIEIESEFFTFAFPDNYSWIALNKNQDLDQGFQIIKTKNSSPINTLVKDFLPKQIISIDRHHGVAIYNQLDINKNQTFFRFFNRRGGWTDSYMVSLLLHDLLYNPAISNTFLSREKQTNNLVLIKFNPFSIRRIPLNFKADFWVPSNKGFICGSSSGDIAFLDLQGNYLGEANILLSINSIEMLTEDKIIVITNNKKEQRKQIYKIQVLGLRS
- a CDS encoding HEAT repeat domain-containing protein; this encodes MNTPISITPEIVITEGRTAIANLNQKEDLGLRYYAAWWLGKFRVKTAVAVESLMNALEDEEDRAPDGGFPLRRNAAKALGKLDDLRAVEPLINCFECDDYYVRESAAQALEMLGDSRAITPLINLLDNAVEEDKLTDYALSGVIGKPHLNQPYEAIIEALGTLQAKDALNLIKPFLDHPTPKIAYAAARAMYQLTRDDIYGEMLVSALEGEDLQLRRSALMDLGAIGYVKSGEAITETLAENSLKLIAMKGLLEYQIKQDQNSELSPDSIKLMNLMDTLL